One window of the Peromyscus maniculatus bairdii isolate BWxNUB_F1_BW_parent chromosome 18, HU_Pman_BW_mat_3.1, whole genome shotgun sequence genome contains the following:
- the Nab2 gene encoding NGFI-A-binding protein 2 isoform X1 produces the protein MHRAPSPTAEQPPGRGDNTRRTPQPRLKASAPAMALPRTLGELQLYRVLQRANLLSYYETFIQQGGDDVQQLCEAGEEEFLEIMALVGMATKPLHVRRLQKALREWATNPGLFSQPVPAVPVSSIPLFKISETAGTRKGSMSNGHGSPGEKAGSARSFSPKSPLELGEKLSPLPGGPGAGDPRIWPGQSTPESDVGAGGEEEAGSPPFSPPAGGGVPEGTVAGGMSAGGTGGGPDRLEPEMVRMVVESVERIFRSFPRGDAGEVTSLLKLNKKLARSVGHIFEMDDNDSQKEEEIRKYSIIYGRLDSKRREGKQLSLHELTINEAAAQFCMRDNTLLLRRVELFSLSRQVARESTYLSSLKGSRLHSEELVGPPLKKLKQEVGEQSHTEIQQPPPGPESYAPLYRPSLEEDSASLSGESLDGHLQAVGSCPRLTPPPADLPLALPAHGLWSRHILQQTLMDEGLRLARLVSHDRVGRLSPCVPAKPNLAEFEEGLLDRCPAPGPHPALVEGRRSSVKVEAEASRQ, from the exons ATGCACAGAGCACCCTCTCCCACAGCCGAGCAGCCACCTGGCAGAGGGGATAACACTCGCCGGACCCCGCAGCCCAGACTCAA gGCAAGTGCCCCAGCCATGGCACTGCCTCGAACCCTGGGCGAGCTGCAGCTGTATCGGGTCCTGCAGCGCGCCAACCTCCTTTCCTACTACGAGACCTTCATCCAGCAGGGAGGGGACGATGTGCAGCAGCTGTGTGAGGCGGGTGAGGAGGAGTTCCTGGAAATCATGGCTCTGGTGGGCATGGCCACCAAACCACTCCATGTCCGACGTCTGCAGAAGGCTCTCAGAGAGTGGGCCACCAACCCGGGGCTCTTCAGCCAGCCCGTGCCTGCTGTGCCCGTCTCCAGCATCCCACTTTTCAAGATCTCAGAGACGGCGGGTACTCGGAAAGGGAGCATGAGCAATGGACATGGGAGCCCAGGAGAAAAGGCAGGCAGCGCCCGAAGTTTCAGCCCCAAGAGTCCCCTTGAACTGGGAGAGAAGCTGTCGCCGCTCCCCGGAGGACCTGGGGCAGGGGATCCCCGGATCTGGCCGGGCCAGAGCACTCCAGAATCTGATGTCggagcaggaggagaagaggaggctgGGTCACCCCCTTTCTCCCCACCCGCAGGGGGAGGCGTCCCCGAGGGGACTGTGGCTGGGGGGATGTCCGCAGGTGGGACTGGGGGTGGTCCAGACCGCCTGGAACCAGAGATGGTACGGATGGTGGTGGAGAGTGTGGAGAGGATCTTCCGGAGTTTCCCCAGGGGTGATGCCGGGGAGGTCACATCCCTGCTGAAGCTGAATAAGAAACTGGCAAGGAGCGTAGGCCACATCTTCGAGATGGACGATAACGACAGCCAGAAAGAAGAAGAGATCCGAAAGTACAGCATCATCTACGGCCGCTTGGATTCCAAGAGACGCGAGGGCAAGCAGCTCAGTTTGCATGAG CTGACCATCAATGAGGCTGCAGCCCAGTTCTGCATGAGGGATAACACGCTTCTGCTTCGAAGGGTGGAACTCTTCTCCCTGTCCCGACAAGTGGCCCGCGAGAGCACCTACCTTTCCTCCTTGAAGGGATCCAG GCTCCACTCTGAAGAATTAGTAGGCCCACCactgaagaaactgaaacaagAG GTTGGGGAACAGAGTCATACCGAAATCCAGCAGCCTCCCCCAGGCCCTGAGTCCTATGCACCCCTATACCGCCCCAGCCTAGAGGAGGACAGCGCCAGTCTGTCTGGGGAGAGCCTAGACGGCCACTTGCAGG CTGTGGGGTCGTGCCCAAGGCTGACGCCGCCCCCTGCTGACCTGCCCCTGGCTTTGCCAGCGCATGGGCTGTGGAGCCGCCACATCCTGCAGCAGACGCTGATGGACGAGGGGCTGCGGCTCGCCCGCCTCGTCTCCCACGACCGCGTGGGCCGCCTCAGCCCCTGCGTGCCTGCGAAGCCTAATCTCGCAG
- the Nab2 gene encoding NGFI-A-binding protein 2 isoform X4 gives MALVGMATKPLHVRRLQKALREWATNPGLFSQPVPAVPVSSIPLFKISETAGTRKGSMSNGHGSPGEKAGSARSFSPKSPLELGEKLSPLPGGPGAGDPRIWPGQSTPESDVGAGGEEEAGSPPFSPPAGGGVPEGTVAGGMSAGGTGGGPDRLEPEMVRMVVESVERIFRSFPRGDAGEVTSLLKLNKKLARSVGHIFEMDDNDSQKEEEIRKYSIIYGRLDSKRREGKQLSLHELTINEAAAQFCMRDNTLLLRRVELFSLSRQVARESTYLSSLKGSRLHSEELVGPPLKKLKQEVGEQSHTEIQQPPPGPESYAPLYRPSLEEDSASLSGESLDGHLQAVGSCPRLTPPPADLPLALPAHGLWSRHILQQTLMDEGLRLARLVSHDRVGRLSPCVPAKPNLAEFEEGLLDRCPAPGPHPALVEGRRSSVKVEAEASRQ, from the exons ATGGCTCTGGTGGGCATGGCCACCAAACCACTCCATGTCCGACGTCTGCAGAAGGCTCTCAGAGAGTGGGCCACCAACCCGGGGCTCTTCAGCCAGCCCGTGCCTGCTGTGCCCGTCTCCAGCATCCCACTTTTCAAGATCTCAGAGACGGCGGGTACTCGGAAAGGGAGCATGAGCAATGGACATGGGAGCCCAGGAGAAAAGGCAGGCAGCGCCCGAAGTTTCAGCCCCAAGAGTCCCCTTGAACTGGGAGAGAAGCTGTCGCCGCTCCCCGGAGGACCTGGGGCAGGGGATCCCCGGATCTGGCCGGGCCAGAGCACTCCAGAATCTGATGTCggagcaggaggagaagaggaggctgGGTCACCCCCTTTCTCCCCACCCGCAGGGGGAGGCGTCCCCGAGGGGACTGTGGCTGGGGGGATGTCCGCAGGTGGGACTGGGGGTGGTCCAGACCGCCTGGAACCAGAGATGGTACGGATGGTGGTGGAGAGTGTGGAGAGGATCTTCCGGAGTTTCCCCAGGGGTGATGCCGGGGAGGTCACATCCCTGCTGAAGCTGAATAAGAAACTGGCAAGGAGCGTAGGCCACATCTTCGAGATGGACGATAACGACAGCCAGAAAGAAGAAGAGATCCGAAAGTACAGCATCATCTACGGCCGCTTGGATTCCAAGAGACGCGAGGGCAAGCAGCTCAGTTTGCATGAG CTGACCATCAATGAGGCTGCAGCCCAGTTCTGCATGAGGGATAACACGCTTCTGCTTCGAAGGGTGGAACTCTTCTCCCTGTCCCGACAAGTGGCCCGCGAGAGCACCTACCTTTCCTCCTTGAAGGGATCCAG GCTCCACTCTGAAGAATTAGTAGGCCCACCactgaagaaactgaaacaagAG GTTGGGGAACAGAGTCATACCGAAATCCAGCAGCCTCCCCCAGGCCCTGAGTCCTATGCACCCCTATACCGCCCCAGCCTAGAGGAGGACAGCGCCAGTCTGTCTGGGGAGAGCCTAGACGGCCACTTGCAGG CTGTGGGGTCGTGCCCAAGGCTGACGCCGCCCCCTGCTGACCTGCCCCTGGCTTTGCCAGCGCATGGGCTGTGGAGCCGCCACATCCTGCAGCAGACGCTGATGGACGAGGGGCTGCGGCTCGCCCGCCTCGTCTCCCACGACCGCGTGGGCCGCCTCAGCCCCTGCGTGCCTGCGAAGCCTAATCTCGCAG
- the Nab2 gene encoding NGFI-A-binding protein 2 isoform X2 has protein sequence MALPRTLGELQLYRVLQRANLLSYYETFIQQGGDDVQQLCEAGEEEFLEIMALVGMATKPLHVRRLQKALREWATNPGLFSQPVPAVPVSSIPLFKISETAGTRKGSMSNGHGSPGEKAGSARSFSPKSPLELGEKLSPLPGGPGAGDPRIWPGQSTPESDVGAGGEEEAGSPPFSPPAGGGVPEGTVAGGMSAGGTGGGPDRLEPEMVRMVVESVERIFRSFPRGDAGEVTSLLKLNKKLARSVGHIFEMDDNDSQKEEEIRKYSIIYGRLDSKRREGKQLSLHELTINEAAAQFCMRDNTLLLRRVELFSLSRQVARESTYLSSLKGSRLHSEELVGPPLKKLKQEVGEQSHTEIQQPPPGPESYAPLYRPSLEEDSASLSGESLDGHLQAVGSCPRLTPPPADLPLALPAHGLWSRHILQQTLMDEGLRLARLVSHDRVGRLSPCVPAKPNLAEFEEGLLDRCPAPGPHPALVEGRRSSVKVEAEASRQ, from the exons ATGGCACTGCCTCGAACCCTGGGCGAGCTGCAGCTGTATCGGGTCCTGCAGCGCGCCAACCTCCTTTCCTACTACGAGACCTTCATCCAGCAGGGAGGGGACGATGTGCAGCAGCTGTGTGAGGCGGGTGAGGAGGAGTTCCTGGAAATCATGGCTCTGGTGGGCATGGCCACCAAACCACTCCATGTCCGACGTCTGCAGAAGGCTCTCAGAGAGTGGGCCACCAACCCGGGGCTCTTCAGCCAGCCCGTGCCTGCTGTGCCCGTCTCCAGCATCCCACTTTTCAAGATCTCAGAGACGGCGGGTACTCGGAAAGGGAGCATGAGCAATGGACATGGGAGCCCAGGAGAAAAGGCAGGCAGCGCCCGAAGTTTCAGCCCCAAGAGTCCCCTTGAACTGGGAGAGAAGCTGTCGCCGCTCCCCGGAGGACCTGGGGCAGGGGATCCCCGGATCTGGCCGGGCCAGAGCACTCCAGAATCTGATGTCggagcaggaggagaagaggaggctgGGTCACCCCCTTTCTCCCCACCCGCAGGGGGAGGCGTCCCCGAGGGGACTGTGGCTGGGGGGATGTCCGCAGGTGGGACTGGGGGTGGTCCAGACCGCCTGGAACCAGAGATGGTACGGATGGTGGTGGAGAGTGTGGAGAGGATCTTCCGGAGTTTCCCCAGGGGTGATGCCGGGGAGGTCACATCCCTGCTGAAGCTGAATAAGAAACTGGCAAGGAGCGTAGGCCACATCTTCGAGATGGACGATAACGACAGCCAGAAAGAAGAAGAGATCCGAAAGTACAGCATCATCTACGGCCGCTTGGATTCCAAGAGACGCGAGGGCAAGCAGCTCAGTTTGCATGAG CTGACCATCAATGAGGCTGCAGCCCAGTTCTGCATGAGGGATAACACGCTTCTGCTTCGAAGGGTGGAACTCTTCTCCCTGTCCCGACAAGTGGCCCGCGAGAGCACCTACCTTTCCTCCTTGAAGGGATCCAG GCTCCACTCTGAAGAATTAGTAGGCCCACCactgaagaaactgaaacaagAG GTTGGGGAACAGAGTCATACCGAAATCCAGCAGCCTCCCCCAGGCCCTGAGTCCTATGCACCCCTATACCGCCCCAGCCTAGAGGAGGACAGCGCCAGTCTGTCTGGGGAGAGCCTAGACGGCCACTTGCAGG CTGTGGGGTCGTGCCCAAGGCTGACGCCGCCCCCTGCTGACCTGCCCCTGGCTTTGCCAGCGCATGGGCTGTGGAGCCGCCACATCCTGCAGCAGACGCTGATGGACGAGGGGCTGCGGCTCGCCCGCCTCGTCTCCCACGACCGCGTGGGCCGCCTCAGCCCCTGCGTGCCTGCGAAGCCTAATCTCGCAG
- the Nab2 gene encoding NGFI-A-binding protein 2 isoform X3: MHRAPSPTAEQPPGRGDNTRRTPQPRLKASAPAMALPRTLGELQLYRVLQRANLLSYYETFIQQGGDDVQQLCEAGEEEFLEIMALVGMATKPLHVRRLQKALREWATNPGLFSQPVPAVPVSSIPLFKISETAGTRKGSMSNGHGSPGEKAGSARSFSPKSPLELGEKLSPLPGGPGAGDPRIWPGQSTPESDVGAGGEEEAGSPPFSPPAGGGVPEGTVAGGMSAGGTGGGPDRLEPEMVRMVVESVERIFRSFPRGDAGEVTSLLKLNKKLARSVGHIFEMDDNDSQKEEEIRKYSIIYGRLDSKRREGKQLSLHELTINEAAAQFCMRDNTLLLRRVELFSLSRQVARESTYLSSLKGSRLHSEELVGPPLKKLKQEVGEQSHTEIQQPPPGPESYAPLYRPSLEEDSASLSGESLDGHLQEFEEGLLDRCPAPGPHPALVEGRRSSVKVEAEASRQ; the protein is encoded by the exons ATGCACAGAGCACCCTCTCCCACAGCCGAGCAGCCACCTGGCAGAGGGGATAACACTCGCCGGACCCCGCAGCCCAGACTCAA gGCAAGTGCCCCAGCCATGGCACTGCCTCGAACCCTGGGCGAGCTGCAGCTGTATCGGGTCCTGCAGCGCGCCAACCTCCTTTCCTACTACGAGACCTTCATCCAGCAGGGAGGGGACGATGTGCAGCAGCTGTGTGAGGCGGGTGAGGAGGAGTTCCTGGAAATCATGGCTCTGGTGGGCATGGCCACCAAACCACTCCATGTCCGACGTCTGCAGAAGGCTCTCAGAGAGTGGGCCACCAACCCGGGGCTCTTCAGCCAGCCCGTGCCTGCTGTGCCCGTCTCCAGCATCCCACTTTTCAAGATCTCAGAGACGGCGGGTACTCGGAAAGGGAGCATGAGCAATGGACATGGGAGCCCAGGAGAAAAGGCAGGCAGCGCCCGAAGTTTCAGCCCCAAGAGTCCCCTTGAACTGGGAGAGAAGCTGTCGCCGCTCCCCGGAGGACCTGGGGCAGGGGATCCCCGGATCTGGCCGGGCCAGAGCACTCCAGAATCTGATGTCggagcaggaggagaagaggaggctgGGTCACCCCCTTTCTCCCCACCCGCAGGGGGAGGCGTCCCCGAGGGGACTGTGGCTGGGGGGATGTCCGCAGGTGGGACTGGGGGTGGTCCAGACCGCCTGGAACCAGAGATGGTACGGATGGTGGTGGAGAGTGTGGAGAGGATCTTCCGGAGTTTCCCCAGGGGTGATGCCGGGGAGGTCACATCCCTGCTGAAGCTGAATAAGAAACTGGCAAGGAGCGTAGGCCACATCTTCGAGATGGACGATAACGACAGCCAGAAAGAAGAAGAGATCCGAAAGTACAGCATCATCTACGGCCGCTTGGATTCCAAGAGACGCGAGGGCAAGCAGCTCAGTTTGCATGAG CTGACCATCAATGAGGCTGCAGCCCAGTTCTGCATGAGGGATAACACGCTTCTGCTTCGAAGGGTGGAACTCTTCTCCCTGTCCCGACAAGTGGCCCGCGAGAGCACCTACCTTTCCTCCTTGAAGGGATCCAG GCTCCACTCTGAAGAATTAGTAGGCCCACCactgaagaaactgaaacaagAG GTTGGGGAACAGAGTCATACCGAAATCCAGCAGCCTCCCCCAGGCCCTGAGTCCTATGCACCCCTATACCGCCCCAGCCTAGAGGAGGACAGCGCCAGTCTGTCTGGGGAGAGCCTAGACGGCCACTTGCAGG